One genomic window of Ziziphus jujuba cultivar Dongzao chromosome 4, ASM3175591v1 includes the following:
- the LOC107416413 gene encoding receptor-like protein kinase FERONIA, which translates to MNPDPHVSLKQNLTWRFPVEVGFLYLVRLHFCETQLEVTESNQRVFFIFLNEMIAEEEMDVIFLSGGSKISLYRDYLVSVQDQTHGRLANLTLQLHPNMKNKPKYANAILNGVEIFKLNKSDGSLAGPNPEAPVVNTNPKPWLPEKKNNKGSWPIKAVITAGAVVTTFLLALSVIWFLVKLRRKQTVPLTISTVTSLPSDICRRFSLAEIRAATNNFDHQRIIGLGGFGNVYKGYIDDQTTKVAIKRLKSMSKQGAQEFRTEIEMLSKLRHVNLVSLIGYCDDESEMILVYEYMARGTLRDHLYQTENPSLPWKQRLQICIGSARGLHYLHTGAKHMIIHRDVKSTNLLLDEKWMAKVSDFGLCRTGPTDSLNSHVSTGVKGSFGYLDPEYCRRQQLTEKSDVYSFGVVLLEVLCSRPALGRSLPKEQVGLANWALTCYQNGAVDQIVDPKLMEQIAPVCLKKFVGIAVSCVDNEGIKRPSMEDVVGGLEFALQLQETAEKCINAEDDQVQASPYEERVSELFGDSSKSKSDQGWSIGTSTDTSNVDGGSSMSAGNLMSGSESVFSVVETQEGR; encoded by the coding sequence ATGAATCCAGATCCTCATGTTAGCTTGAAGCAGAATCTGACATGGCGTTTCCCAGTTGAAGTTGGCTTTCTTTACCTTGTAAGACTTCATTTTTGTGAAACTCAACTGGAGGTGACGGAATCGAACCAAAGGGTATTTTTCATCTTCCTCAACGAAATGATTGCCGAGGAAGAAATGGATGTTATTTTTCTCAGCGGTGGTTCCAAAATTTCTCTTTACAGAGACTACCTCGTCTCGGTCCAAGATCAAACACATGGTAGGCTGGCCAATCTAACACTCCAATTGCACCCTAACATGAAAAACAAACCAAAGTACGCCAACGCAATTTTGAACGGCGTGGAAATATTCAAGTTGAACAAATCCGATGGTAGTCTAGCTGGGCCAAATCCTGAAGCACCAGTAGTTAACACAAATCCAAAACCATGGTTACCagagaagaaaaacaataaaggGTCATGGCCGATTAAAGCTGTTATCACGGCTGGAGCGGTGGTTACTACTTTCCTACTCGCTCTTTCAGTGATATGGTTCCTCGTCAAACTAAGAAGAAAACAGACGGTCCCACTAACAATTTCGACGGTAACCTCACTTCCATCCGATATTTGTCGTCGCTTTTCTCTAGCCGAGATCAGAGCGGCTACTAACAACTTTGATCATCAACGTATCATTGGACTTGGAGGATTTGGTAACGTGTATAAAGGATACATTGATGATCAGACTACCAAAGTAGCAATAAAACGGCTAAAATCGATGTCGAAACAAGGGGCCCAGGAGTTCAGGACCGAGATTGAGATGCTCTCAAAGCTACGACATGTTAATCTCGTGTCTTTGATTGGTTACTGCGACGATGAAAGTGAGATGATACTTGTTTACGAGTACATGGCCCGCGGGACCCTCCGTGATCACCTGTACCAAACTGAGAACCCTTCCCTTCCATGGAAGCAACGCCTCCAGATTTGTATTGGTTCAGCCCGAGGGTTGCATTACCTTCACACGGGTGCGAAGCACATGATCATTCACCGTGACGTGAAATCAACCAATTTACTCCTAGACGAGAAATGGATGGCCAAGGTTTCGGATTTCGGGTTGTGCAGGACGGGTCCCACAGATTCGTTAAACAGCCACGTCTCCACCGGCGTGAAGGGTAGTTTTGGTTACTTGGATCCGGAGTATTGTCGGAGGCAGCAGTTGACTGAGAAATCCGACGTGTACTCGTTTGGAGTGGTGCTATTGGAAGTGCTCTGTAGCAGGCCTGCATTGGGCCGAAGCCTACCCAAGGAGCAAGTGGGCTTAGCAAATTGGGCCCTAACATGCTATCAAAATGGGGCCGTTGATCAGATCGTGGACCCAAAACTGATGGAGCAGATTGCACCggtttgtttgaaaaaatttgTAGGGATCGCGGTGAGTTGCGTGGATAATGAAGGAATCAAACGGCCTTCAATGGAGGATGTGGTTGGGGGTCTCGAGTTTGCGCTGCAGCTACAAGAAACTGCTGAGAAGTGCATCAATGCTGAAGATGATCAGGTGCAGGCGAGCCCATATGAGGAACGTGTGAGCGAGTTGTTCGGTGATTCAAGCAAAAGCAAGTCGGATCAAGGGTGGAGTATTGGGACTTCAACAGATACTAGTAATGTTGATGGCGGGAGTTCGATGAGTGCAGGTAATTTGATGTCTGGGTCTGAGTCCGTGTTCTCTGTCGTCGAGACCCAGGAAGGACGGTga
- the LOC107416443 gene encoding probable receptor-like protein kinase At5g39030, whose product MHSLAICLLFFHLLFSTIAIETQQPCKSTECYLLNCGSSSNLKSSDNRYWEGDNHSSFSDQPKILEAGSSSASNASEKDPFVPQVPFMTARIFLSKFTYSFPVTSGQKFIRLYFYPATYSGHAKSQFFFSITANGFTLTKNFSAYLTASAMNSPNPTLEKEFIVNMPKNERLLNITFNPSPSSYAFINGIEVVSMPENLYLGPIDKPIVFVNNMETSIQLDMGTALETVYRVSVGGGQMISGVNDTAGMFRT is encoded by the coding sequence ATGCATTCCTTAGCCATCTGCCTCCTCTTTTTTCATCTTCTCTTTTCCACCATTGCCATTGAAACCCAGCAACCTTGTAAATCTACCGAATGTTATCTACTGAATTGTGGCTCATCCTCCAACTTAAAATCATCAGACAACCGGTACTGGGAAGGTGATAATCATTCAAGCTTTTCTGATCAGCCAAAAATATTGGAAGCAGGATCATCATCAGCATCTAATGCCTCAGAAAAAGATCCTTTTGTTCCCCAAGTCCCTTTCATGACCGCTCGTATCTTTCTCTCCAAATTCACCTATTCTTTCCCTGTGACGTCCGGCCAAAAGTTTATCCGCCTTTACTTCTACCCAGCTACATACTCCGGCCATGCCAAATCTCAGTTTTTCTTCTCTATCACAGCCAATGGTTTCACCCTCACAAAAAATTTCAGCGCTTATCTAACTGCTTCAGCTATGAATTCACCTAATCCCACTTTAGAAAAAGAGTTCATCGTCAACATGCCCAAAAACGAAAGGCTACTCAACATAACCTTTAACCCATCTCCAAGCTCTTATGCCTTCATTAACGGCATCGAAGTGGTTTCCATGCCGGAAAATCTCTACTTGGGCCCTATTGATAAGCCTATAGTTTTCGTAAATAACATGGAAACTTCGATCCAACTCGATATGGGAACTGCACTTGAGACTGTTTACAGGGTGAGCGTCGGAGGCGGCCAGATGATCTCTGGTGTAAATGATACAGCTGGAATGTTTCGTACATAG